The Phoenix dactylifera cultivar Barhee BC4 unplaced genomic scaffold, palm_55x_up_171113_PBpolish2nd_filt_p 000241F, whole genome shotgun sequence genome has a window encoding:
- the LOC120105252 gene encoding trans-resveratrol di-O-methyltransferase-like yields MAFEAAADELLQAQAHVFHHALASVGSMGLQCAIQLGIPDAIHAQGRPLTITELASFLPVAPTKSLALRRLMRMLAHTGFFSVQKDPNGSDEHAYSLTPNSKILLKDSHTSLASWVLFFLNSSHLAPFHFLAPWLQADQPDMIPFEMSYGKPLFEMTGDDPAFNRLFNEAMASDSRLAMKSVVARCKDAFQGVSSLVDVGGGDGTSARAIAEAFPSIKRIIVYDLPHVIATVPKSPRVEALAGNMFEHIPPAQAVFLKLILHDWTDEQCVKILKLCKEAIPEREDGGKVLILDIVMNDKTENSATMTEMQLFWDIEMLCNTAGKERQKHEWRKIFLEASFTNYKISSLGTRSLIEVFP; encoded by the exons ATGGCGTTCGAAGCCGCCGCCGACGAGCTTTTACAAGCCCAGGCCCACGTCTTCCACCACGCTCTCGCCAGCGTCGGCTCCATGGGCCTCCAGTGCGCGATCCAATTGGGCATCCCCGACGCCATCCACGCCCAGGGCCGGCCCCTCACCATCACCGAGCTCGCCTCCTTCCTCCCCGTCGCCCCCACCAAATCCCTTGCCCTCCGCCGTCTCATGCGCATGCTCGCCCACACGGGCTTTTTCTCCGTCCAAAAGGACCCCAACGGGTCGGACGAGCACGCTTACTCCCTCACCCCCAACTCCAAAATCCTCCTCAAGGACAGCCACACCAGCCTCGCCTCCTGGGTCCTTTTCTTCCTGAACTCCAGCCACTTGGCGCCGTTCCACTTCCTGGCCCCCTGGTTGCAGGCGGATCAGCCCGACATGATCCCCTTCGAGATGAGCTACGGCAAGCCGCTTTTCGAGATGACCGGCGACGACCCCGCGTTCAACCGCCTCTTCAACGAGGCGATGGCCAGCGACTCGCGCCTCGCCATGAAGTCAGTGGTCGCCCGCTGCAAAGACGCGTTCCAGGGAGTCTCGTCTCTCGTCGATGTCGGCGGGGGCGACGGGACGTCGGCGAGGGCGATCGCCGAGGCCTTCCCGAGCATAAAGCGCATCATCGTCTATGACCTCCCTCATGTGATTGCTACCGTGCCCAAAAGTCCGCGGGTCGAAGCTCTCGCTGGGAACATGTTCGAACACATTCCGCCAGCTCAAGCAGTGTTTCTCAAG CTGATTTTGCATGACTGGACTGACGAGCAGTGCGTGAAGATACTGAAGCTGTGCAAGGAAGCAATTCCTGAGAGAGAAGATGGAGGAAAAGTGTTGATTTTGGATATAGTTATGAACGATAAAACCGAAAATAGTGCTACGATGACAGAGATGCAGCTTTTCTGGGATATTGAAATGCTTTGCAACACAGCAGGAAAGGAGCGACAGAAGCATGAGTGGAGGAAAATTTTCTTGGAAGCAAGTTTCACAAATTACAAGATCAGCTCGTTGGGTACTCGCTCCTTGATCGAGGTCTTCCCTTGA